One window of the Eschrichtius robustus isolate mEscRob2 chromosome X, mEscRob2.pri, whole genome shotgun sequence genome contains the following:
- the TSPYL2 gene encoding testis-specific Y-encoded-like protein 2 isoform X1 has product MDGPDEGPPAKARRLSSSESPQSELPPPPPPPPPPLLRLPLPPPQQRPRLREETEAAQVLADMRGVGLGPALPPPPPYVILEEGGIRAYFTLGAGGPGWEPAIESGYGGAPPPTESLETLSPSEVSGGSLEIDFQVTEPSSFAGEKALETCSAGGRGYQRLAGPRGREETVIIVEDDDEDEKESVRKRRRRRKRKPRKVKRESREKNAEKIECILQALENIQLDLEAVNIKAGKAFLRLKRKFIQMRRPFLERRDLIIQHIPGFWVKAFLNHPKISILINQRDEDIFRYLTNLQVQDLRHISMGYKMKLYFQTNPYFTNMVIVKEFQRNRSGRLVSHSTPIRWHRGQEPQAHRHRNQDASHSFFSWFSNHSLPEADRIAEIIKNDLWVNPVRYYMMGEGGYRARRKKQEKEESKNRDEYEVVIVEDSDDYHIMEDIIGETSDSDGITDNETIHDIKISDFMETTDCFETTDNEITDISESLCDSECPDHNESIDSETTNNESPDDNETTDNNESADDNETTDNNESTNDNNENPDDNNENPDDNSENPEDNNTDDNEENPDDNEENTDDNDENTDGDENPNGDDENPKGGNHSSNGSNQDSSDSDNGDNDGSDIEDNDGNEGDNEGSDDDGNEGDNEGSDDDDRDIEDYENDLEDSDKDHHNSTNQDDYEDEVENISVEESSVEEEEEEGSEEGSEQEGEDSDDEEGSEEEGIEDSEGGEDSDMEEVLQVPNPWANPGKRGKTG; this is encoded by the exons ATGGACGGCCCGGATGAGGGGCCTCCGGCCAAGGCCCGCCGCCTCAGTAGCTCCGAGTCCCCTCAGAGcgagctgccgccgccgccgccgccgcctccgccacCTCTCTTGCGCCTGCCCCTGCCTCCACCTCAGCAGCGCCCGAGGCTCCGGGAGGAAACCGAGGCGGCACAGGTGCTGGCTGACATGAGGGGGGTGGGACTGGGCCCCGCTCTGCCCCCGCCGCCGCCCTATGTCATTCTGGAGGAGGGGGGGATCCGCGCGTACTTcaccctgggggctgggggtcccGGCTGGGAGCCCGCGATCGAGTCAGGGTACGGGGGGGCGCCCCCTCCCACGGAGAGCCTGGAAACGCTTTCTCCCTCGGAGGTTTCTGGGGGAAGCCTGGAGATTGACTTCCAGGTGACGGAGCCCAGCAGCTTTGCAGGAGAGAAGGCCCTAGAAACCTGTAGCGCAGGGGGGCGGGGGTACCAGAGGTTAGCCGGTCCAAGGGGGAGAGAAGAGACCGTCATCATCGTGGAAGACGACGACGAGGATGAAAAGGAAAgtgtgaggaagaggaggaggaggaggaagaggaagcccAGGAAGGTGAAGAGGGAAAGCCGAGAGAAGAATGCCGAGAAGATAGAGTGCATCCTGCAGGCGCTGGAAAACATTCAGCTGGACCTGGAGGCGGTGAATATCAAGGCGGGCAAGGCCTTCCTCCGTCTCAAGCGCAAGTTCATCCAGATGCGAAGACCCTTCCTGGAGCGCAGAGATCTCATCATCCAGCATATCCCAGGCTTCTGGGTCAAAGCA TTCCTCAACCACCCCAAAATTTCAATCTTGATCAACCAACGCGATGAAGACATTTTCCGCTACTTGACCAATCTGCAG GTACAGGATCTCAGACATATCTCCATGGGCTACAAAATGAAGCTGTACTTCCAGACAAACCCCTACTTCACAAATATGGTGATCGTCAAGGAGTTCCAGCGCAATCGCTCGG GCCGGCTGGTGTCTCACTCCACCCCAATTCGCTGGCACCGGGGCCAGGAACCTCAGGCCCACAGGCACAGGAACCAGGATGCCAGCCACAGCTTCTTCAGCTGGTTCTCAAACCATAGCCTCCCAGAGGCCGACAGGATTGCTGAG ATTATCAAGAATGACCTGTGGGTTAACCCTGTGCGCTACTACATGATGGGAGAAGGGGGCTACAGGGCAAgaagaaagaagcaagaaaaggaagaaag TAAAAACAGGGATGAATATGAGGTGGTGATCGTGGAAGACTCTGATGACTATCACATCATGGAAGACATTATTGGAGAGACCTCAGACAGTGATGGTATCACCGACAATGAGACCATTCATGACATCAAGATCTCTGACTTCATGGAGACCACTGACTGCTTCGAGACCACTGACAACGAGATAACTGACATCAGCGAGAGCCTCTGTGACAGCGAGTGCCCTGACCACAATGAGAGCATTGACAGTGAGACCACTAACAACGAGAGCCCCGATGACAACGAAACCACTGATAACAATGAGAGTGCTGATGACAACGAGACCACTGACAACAATGAGAGTACCAATGACAACAATGAGAATCCTGATGACAACAATGAGAACCCCGATGACAACAGTGAGAACCCTGAAGACAACAACACTGATGACAATGAAGAGAACCCTGATGACAACGAAGAGAACACTGATGATAACGATGAGAACACTGATGGTGACGAGAACCCCAATGGTGATGATGAGAACCCCAAAGGTGGCAACCACAGCAGCAACGGCAGCAACCAGGACAGCAGCGACAGTGACAATGGAGACAATGACGGCAGTGACATTGAAGATAATGATGGCAACGAAGGTGACAATGAAGGTAGTGATGATGATGGCAATGAAGGTGACAATGAAGGCAGCGATGATGATGACAGAGACATTGAAGACTATGAGAATGACCTTGAAGACTCTGACAAGGATCACCATAACAGCACCAACCAGGATGACTATGAGGACGAGGTAGAGAACATCTCCGTAGAAGAATCATcagtggaggaagaagaggaggagggcagtGAGGAAG GCAGTGAGCAAGAAGGTGAGGACAGTGATGATGAGGAAGGAAGTGAGGAGGAAGGAATCGAAGACTCAGAAGGAGGGGAAGACTCTGACATGGAGGAGGTGCTTCAGGTCCCAAACCCTTGGGCCAAcccagggaagaggggcaaaacGGGATAA
- the TSPYL2 gene encoding testis-specific Y-encoded-like protein 2 isoform X2, translating to MDGPDEGPPAKARRLSSSESPQSELPPPPPPPPPPLLRLPLPPPQQRPRLREETEAAQSLLDLNCSLHQFLNHPKISILINQRDEDIFRYLTNLQVQDLRHISMGYKMKLYFQTNPYFTNMVIVKEFQRNRSGRLVSHSTPIRWHRGQEPQAHRHRNQDASHSFFSWFSNHSLPEADRIAEIIKNDLWVNPVRYYMMGEGGYRARRKKQEKEESKNRDEYEVVIVEDSDDYHIMEDIIGETSDSDGITDNETIHDIKISDFMETTDCFETTDNEITDISESLCDSECPDHNESIDSETTNNESPDDNETTDNNESADDNETTDNNESTNDNNENPDDNNENPDDNSENPEDNNTDDNEENPDDNEENTDDNDENTDGDENPNGDDENPKGGNHSSNGSNQDSSDSDNGDNDGSDIEDNDGNEGDNEGSDDDGNEGDNEGSDDDDRDIEDYENDLEDSDKDHHNSTNQDDYEDEVENISVEESSVEEEEEEGSEEGSEQEGEDSDDEEGSEEEGIEDSEGGEDSDMEEVLQVPNPWANPGKRGKTG from the exons ATGGACGGCCCGGATGAGGGGCCTCCGGCCAAGGCCCGCCGCCTCAGTAGCTCCGAGTCCCCTCAGAGcgagctgccgccgccgccgccgccgcctccgccacCTCTCTTGCGCCTGCCCCTGCCTCCACCTCAGCAGCGCCCGAGGCTCCGGGAGGAAACCGAGGCGGCACAG TCACTCCTTGACCTAAACTGCTCCCTCCATCAGTTCCTCAACCACCCCAAAATTTCAATCTTGATCAACCAACGCGATGAAGACATTTTCCGCTACTTGACCAATCTGCAG GTACAGGATCTCAGACATATCTCCATGGGCTACAAAATGAAGCTGTACTTCCAGACAAACCCCTACTTCACAAATATGGTGATCGTCAAGGAGTTCCAGCGCAATCGCTCGG GCCGGCTGGTGTCTCACTCCACCCCAATTCGCTGGCACCGGGGCCAGGAACCTCAGGCCCACAGGCACAGGAACCAGGATGCCAGCCACAGCTTCTTCAGCTGGTTCTCAAACCATAGCCTCCCAGAGGCCGACAGGATTGCTGAG ATTATCAAGAATGACCTGTGGGTTAACCCTGTGCGCTACTACATGATGGGAGAAGGGGGCTACAGGGCAAgaagaaagaagcaagaaaaggaagaaag TAAAAACAGGGATGAATATGAGGTGGTGATCGTGGAAGACTCTGATGACTATCACATCATGGAAGACATTATTGGAGAGACCTCAGACAGTGATGGTATCACCGACAATGAGACCATTCATGACATCAAGATCTCTGACTTCATGGAGACCACTGACTGCTTCGAGACCACTGACAACGAGATAACTGACATCAGCGAGAGCCTCTGTGACAGCGAGTGCCCTGACCACAATGAGAGCATTGACAGTGAGACCACTAACAACGAGAGCCCCGATGACAACGAAACCACTGATAACAATGAGAGTGCTGATGACAACGAGACCACTGACAACAATGAGAGTACCAATGACAACAATGAGAATCCTGATGACAACAATGAGAACCCCGATGACAACAGTGAGAACCCTGAAGACAACAACACTGATGACAATGAAGAGAACCCTGATGACAACGAAGAGAACACTGATGATAACGATGAGAACACTGATGGTGACGAGAACCCCAATGGTGATGATGAGAACCCCAAAGGTGGCAACCACAGCAGCAACGGCAGCAACCAGGACAGCAGCGACAGTGACAATGGAGACAATGACGGCAGTGACATTGAAGATAATGATGGCAACGAAGGTGACAATGAAGGTAGTGATGATGATGGCAATGAAGGTGACAATGAAGGCAGCGATGATGATGACAGAGACATTGAAGACTATGAGAATGACCTTGAAGACTCTGACAAGGATCACCATAACAGCACCAACCAGGATGACTATGAGGACGAGGTAGAGAACATCTCCGTAGAAGAATCATcagtggaggaagaagaggaggagggcagtGAGGAAG GCAGTGAGCAAGAAGGTGAGGACAGTGATGATGAGGAAGGAAGTGAGGAGGAAGGAATCGAAGACTCAGAAGGAGGGGAAGACTCTGACATGGAGGAGGTGCTTCAGGTCCCAAACCCTTGGGCCAAcccagggaagaggggcaaaacGGGATAA